From the Cucumis sativus cultivar 9930 chromosome 5, Cucumber_9930_V3, whole genome shotgun sequence genome, the window AAGATTAATCGTGATCTAACATTACGGGACCGTCCATGCACCACCTGCTTCGAAACTTGTTAGATTCAACTTCAAACAAAGCATATCCAAGCACCATTCCCTGTCATAGTTATCAGGAGGTGTTTTGAATAATGGGTATTTAAGCCAATGATTCAACACAAAAGTAactctataatatataatataccaCGGAGCTCAATTTTCTACTACAAATTCTCTAAAAACCGAAGTGAGCTAGCTCAactaacataaaaattaaaatatactttcCATTACAATGTCTGATCCACCCATGTTGAAAGGATGGATTGTAAATTTTATTCCTATATACAAGAATAAACATCAACCCACCATATGAACATGGTTCAAGCGAAAGTATGAACCTAACACAAAAACCATGTGGCTTCAATAGTTAGTTAAGGAATCGAGAATCAGCTAATTCATTCAAGAAGTCTTCCATTTATGCACAAATTGCTTACAGTACTATGTGTCTCAGATATCCATGTTATCAAAGATATCTCCATCTTCCTCATAACCCGTCCCGTCCAAATGAAATCCCTCGGCCACCAAAGTACTGCCACACCAAATAACCAGGtgttaaattaatagaaagtATTTCCGAAGTCATTTCAAATTGGATGGAACTGACAATTCTGCACACCTTAAACACCAGAAGCGGAAGCTAACAACGCGCTTTAACTTTCGattatagaagaagaaattgaaggaCCATCTGATGAAACACACAGAATCCAAGGTTACAATTCTAGATGTTGAACTAACATTTGAGGCAATAGATAGATAAGAACACATACATTGCCCCTCTTTCTATTGAGGGATCAGCATCAGAATTAGGGTTGTAACTGTAGATTTCACACTCCGCTAGTTTTACAGCCTGCGTGTGAGTGACTAGATGTGTCGTGAATATGCCTAATATCACCATCTATATATCCATTTAAAAAAGCACATACCTCATCAAGAGCCTTATATGTCATTTCCAGTAAAGAACCACcctcattattttcaatcCATTCCTGCAATCAGTGATCCAAGGATTTACAAATGTAACGACTTGAAGTTGCTGGTTAACGAGTACTTCAACGAGGCATTATTGTCAAACATTATGATATAGAAATCCCCAACTAAATCTCCCTCTCCACTTTAAGTAAATAAAGACCATCATAATGGTCACATCCCCATAAACAActaaaatcaacaaaacaaaaagatccAAAATAAAGTAGAGACACGATCTGATCCACATCCAGGGGTATCCTAATATTCATTGGTCAAACTACTAAACCTAAcaccaaaattaatatttgagcATATATTACCTTAGATGCTTCTAACATATAAGCATCAAATATTTGCTTAAAACTGTCCCAGCTTTCCTCTGTAAAGAACTGGTGAGCTTGCATAGCACTAGCAAACAACAGAGACGTATGAAAATATCATAGTGAGGAAGCACaatgaaactaaataaaaacttcagtatgattcaaataatgtaaaaatttCACCACCAACGCACTAACTGGAGAGTATTAGACTTCGGGAAATGGAGAGACTTGAACTCTCAGCTACTAGAGCAACAGTTCATTGAAACTGTCTGTCAATCCTTTTGACAACACTcccaattcaatttttataaaaggtAGGAATATAAAGTGGGTTGCCATGCCGCCCAATAAGCTGACAGTAGCATTACCCATAATCCTCCATCATGGTTCGTTACAAAAAATGGCTGTGGCATGCATGAAGTTGTGCACAATAATTTTAGCAGATACCTGAAGTCATAATCCGGGTACACATGATTGAGAGTGAGAACCAAGTATATCAGTGTCTTTCGACTGCCATGAAGTAAAACGTGTCAAAGAACCATATAATACTGTAGGCACCTAGAAAATCATATCGAGGCTGGCATTCATCACCTTGATCTGCTCAATAAAAATTCATCTGGTGAAGAAGAGTCGGCATCAGATGATTTCCCAAGATAGTCGAGAATCTGAAAAAACACGAAGACAATAAATTGACAAACCAATATTTTCTCACTTCTGAATGCATGGCACATCCTAGACCAAACAAAAGCATCTAGCTATGCCATATTTTCTCACATCGAACCCATGGCACATCCACATATAGAACCATATAGTGTGTAACAGCATAagcaaaagttgaaaattgggAAGTTTAAAGCAATGTTGCCCATTATTGGCACGAGTCCAAAGATACGTGTGTAATCGAAACATTGGATAAACTTCcaataaatgtattttaaaaagtttttaaatatctGACAAGTACTCAGTAATATGTGAGCATGTTATAAATAGATTGAAACATGAAACATTCTTACCTCATTCTCCAAGCTTAAAGATAGTTTCTTATCTATTCCTGTATGTTTACCTAAAggaacataaaaataaataaaagttacatTTCAATAAATCTGAAATTATTGACAACAAAAATACAGTTCTACATGCAACCACGCATATTCATACAAGAATAAGCTTCAAGGCATCCCTTGATGGTACGTTCTCCAAGATTCAAATGACTCAAGAAATCATTCAACCTAAAATAACagtcatataaaaaaaaataagtatgtGTAGAAAATATCAGAAGGGAAAATCATTGAAATAtaccattattttatttaacaagaCATACCTATCAAACGGGGTGTATTCTAGGAACTTCATTGGGTAACTTGCGTTTGGATATGGTAACTTTCTTGCTCACTGCTGAGTAGTATGGTATAAAGTCGCCTCCAATAGTGCAGATGATATCTCTGATTCCATAAAACAGGGCACTTGATGTAAGTAGcacaattataatttatagcaTTGTGGGTTGGTCAACCAAGAATAACATGAGATGCTGAAGAGGTTATTATGAAAGTCACCAACCATTGAAAAGACTGGTAAAACGAGATGCAATGatgtaaataattatataaacaagAAACATGATGACGCTATTACATACTGTATCCTGGATGAAATTAAACCGGCACCGAAATGGCTCAAGTAGTGATATGTAAATAATAAGGCAACTAATAGCAATAAAAGGACAACAACACTTGGAAGTCGGAATGAATAACAATGAGAGAACAcgaaatgagagaaaatttcTATACTAACCAAATTATCAATACCCCGTGTTcttctttacattttaaatttctttaacaaaaaacgtaaaattaaaatgcagCCGAAGGATGCCACTTTAATCTAATAACTCATTTCTTCTCAAGCCAGTAATCCACCCTTCCTTCACATGTGGTGATTAAAAACTAATTGGTGTCTCATTTGACAACCATAtgatttttcgttttttaaattagtgtTTCTTCCCACCTTTATttgtcatcttcatcatcctTCTTAAACtaatacttaaatttttagtcacattacaaaaaaaaatagttattttcatttcaaaatttcaaaatttcaaaatttggagtAAATAACAAGACAGATAAACCCGTAGGCAAAAATAGGGTTCATAGGTGGGAGTAATTTTTATGCATAGTTTTCACAAACCAAAGTTTTAAGACTTATTGTTTTCTTACAAATTCACTCTCGTGGTTTTCATCTTTCTGAActaaacattcaaattattaattaaaaccaaGCAAGTATCACGCagaaatgaattaattagattcgtaaatctgaaaaataaaaataatcaaagtcAACTAGTTCCCGAATCTACCCAGAAAACCTGACAAGGTCGCCCTAAACTAACATTTCAATCCCCGTTCAATTTTCTCAACTTCGAATGCAAAATTAgcacaaaaaacaaaaaccattcTCATCCCTAAACACATTGATTCAATAACAAATTTCCtcaaaaaaatatgaactcTGAACGACAGCAACACCACCGAACAAACAAAGACTAACTCCATGCGAGTAATTGAACGAAATGCAAAttaacataacaaaaattaggAGTACCTGTGTAACGAACAGAGGTCTACCAAAGATAAATTCGAAGCGTAAACGACCGgtttgtataaaaaatatgatttttgcATGTAAATCTAGAAGACTGGTTCTTACAATGCGAGCCCTAAATTCGAATATTCTGCCCAAAATTTTCGACCAAGTATCGGTGTCTCGTGTCCGGTAGTTGGAGAGTCGTGATTCCTGAACGACGcgtttttagattttctttttgttatctttgGACAATGGGCCAGCCAACGTTTAGAAAGCCCAGCCCAAATTAGATGCTCAATCGGTccagttttgaaaaatgtgtaaaaataaataaatattagatacaaaataacTAAGTAtataccaaattttttataaaaaattaaaaatatagctAAATCTGTCAACCTTTTTCGCTATAGattatgttgcaaatattagtCTTTATtgatactattttttttttccatattggTTTGTGTTGGTTTATGAAAATCgaataacaaatattaatctatgttgcaaatattgatctatcactTAAAGTCAATCAACgtgatagattttgttatatttacaaattttttaaaatgttgctatatacttaattactATTTATCAAATTGCTACCAATTGTAATTCCTCAAAATATTAAAGGATAATTTTCTTCTAAGCTTTTAGActatgtattttaaataaatttacatttagttagtttataattaatttttatcaagATCTATCTTTATATACTATTTATTCCCATAAAAAACATTAGTGTTATTTAACTGATTTTGATATAAATCAACTCTCATGTAATATAATAACGTGAGGTTATAAAATTATAGGCCAATGCGATTATAAGTCCATAGTTACGTAGgacatatatttctttatttttaatcaaagGCTCCCGTCTTTATGCTTTACGTTATgttatacttaaaaaatataacattataaTGTGTAGATAGTCAACTTGAACCCGATTTATTTAGTTaagatatgtttttttttatcacaatgttagataaaaaaaaaatagtaattaaaatattttcatgtgGGGTTTATGAATTCAAGTGAAATACTTGAAAGTGAAGGAAGATTGAGTGTGAGAGTAATTTGCAAGGAAAGAAAGTTGTTATAGATTGGTTGGTTGATATAATGAATTGACAAATATAGATGAAGATATAATTCAGCACTATCTTCCACACAATGCAAGatttagtaaatataatacaatggTTGGCACTTCACATCTTTGGCCCAATGTGGTAGTTAGCATATTTAACTTCATTATGAATGTCATTTGGATGGACCTTGTAGAATGAGATTGAAGATATATTTGAAGTTAGTTTAAAGAGATGGTAATCGTATTGTCGAGTTTAGTTACCAAGAGGACTAGGTCTTACAATTTAGATATGCAATCACCGTAACAAAGGATATCTGAGAACAAAAGATGCAACTAAAGAAAGGGATATGATTAATAGTAAGCTAGGCCGGATAGAAGAGAGAGCATGGagaagaatgattgagagaGCTTATTGCTCCAACTAAAAGAGAGAAGGAGCTAACGAGAGAGGCAACCCAATGCACTGACAAGTAAAATACACTAACACACACAAAAGTACAACTATTTCATCCACTAAACTCTTAGAgcatttggttttctttattgaGGGTTTTACTccatattttgatttgtttgtacATTGTCTACTTtaacaaacaaatagaaaCAACAGTATTCTCGGATATTTAGTTGCTAGTACTTGTCTCTAGCTAAAGTAAACCTTTCATCGCATGTCGTATTTACTACTTTTAGGCACTTGTTCATTTGTATTCATCCTTAAATAGCGCATCCTCTAAAACATATACTATACTGATTCATACTAAAACAATACgcattcaaaatataaatcacTACAACCTAGAACAAGGAATAGttgttcatatataaaaaaaagttggaataATTTAATGGTTCGTacaaaaaacatatatgaTCGAGAAGATTTCATccatatatttgtatttccTAAAGCTTGTAATCatactaaaatgaaaattaaaaatgtaaagcCACCCATTGAATTTATTACAAAGTCTAAAGACCTAACCAAACATTTGACAAAAGTGAGTGCAATTAATGTATACATCTTATAGTTAAGGTTTTGATTATccattaaataatataaattaaattgaaaataagaaataaaattgtaaaaaagagaacatttagcaaaatatttacactttaatgaattttgtcttttaatgGTTTTGTGGAATGTAAATAATTagtcaatttttatataaaaaatacctataaaaaagtaataatttttaaatgcaAAAACTACTAACAATATCTACAACATAATAAAATACTATACATTAATATTGCATATCAATAACTATATTTGATTGTGATTCAGAGAGTTCCCAATGTCTTACAcacaactttcttttttatatcatttaatgTTTGTTAGATTCATTGAACTGAGATTTGTATTATCAGGATTTTTCAATAGAGGAGATCTGTCAAGTGATcatacttttcaatttatctCTTTCAACCTAGGATACCATTAAACATGTCTTCGaaagttttaataaaagaagtaGGGATTCACAAATCCTCTAGACGTAGAGCTTTGAATCCAAATACATTATCCACAAGGGAagtatatgatatatttttatatcaaatttgtacATTACCTTGATGGATTGGGTTAACTAACGCGAGAACCAAAACacataaaaatagtaaatattatcacatgaacattttttaaccttaataataaaagaaaaaggaataacAAAACGAGATTAATAttatctataatttttttagaaaattataataaaaaaatattatactagatttaaaaatgaaaaattgtaaaaatagcaaatttaacgAAATACTTACTAGctataacaaaacttaaaatttcaatccaaaacaaacatttaataGTTGATATTCTATCAAATGTCATCTAACAGACTATAATGACAGATAGAATTCACAAATTTGAAtgtaacttataaatattttaatttattttgatacatCTATTTCTCAATcaagtttaaaaagaaacccgatggaagaaaatggtaattgcaaaaatggaaacaaacCGGTTCAGTACCATAAACCGTCCTAAGAATTTGCAAAATGGCGCCGATAACATGACCCATCGCCCCAGACGTAACTCCCACCCTTTTTCCCGCGCGTGTACTCTACTCGCCTCCCATCAATTCACGACTGTCGGAGTTCTTTTTCACTGCTCTACCTCCGGCGACTGcatattcttcctttttctatcagatctctctctctctctctctttctcttttcaaattttccacCGGTCGTTTTCACTAATCTGTTGAATCAATTAATTTCTCTTAGAAGAATCGTAcctttgtttattattatttttattcttctcttgAATCCTCCAAGGATTCTATCTACCTTTGCGGTTGAACCATTTATTGCAGCCGGTGGTTCATTTCAATGTCACGGACGctgtttgttttgattttgtgtcTGAGTGCGTTGCGGTTGGGAGTTTCGTTGGGATCGCGTTCGATCCTTAGAACAGTCACTGATAAGAGCGGGGATTCTGAAGATTACGCCGTTGATTTGAACGCCACCAATTTTGATGCGGTTCTTAGGGATACTCCAGCTACTTTTGCGGTTGTTGAGTTTTTTGCTCACTGGTTAggatttcttttcattattgatTTTCATACTTCTATTTATATGTTAGAAAATATTAGcgattttatttctaattgcGTTGAAGCGTTGTGGTTGTTGGATGTTATGCATGGTTGGGTTAGGAGCTAAGGAAATTTGAGTTTCATGTTTGGGTGCTTATTTATTTGTCAATGAGAAACCATGGCACTTGACTCAATGGTATTTAGAGCTTGGACCTGGCTTGTTAGTTGGAGAGATTGTGCCGGGTGTCCATGATTTGTTTGAGGAAGAGTAATCCAACGTACTATTTGACCTGTGTCATATGACTGACTTGTGCTgtgctttttcttcttctccagaGATTCCAAATGGGTATTTAGAATATTGAAATGTACTTGTGATATACTATTTCATATGATCTCAATGCTTCTGT encodes:
- the LOC101212044 gene encoding repressor of RNA polymerase III transcription MAF1 homolog translates to MKFLEYTPFDRLNDFLSHLNLGERTIKGCLEAYSCKHTGIDKKLSLSLENEILDYLGKSSDADSSSPDEFLLSRSSRKTLIYLVLTLNHVYPDYDFSAMQAHQFFTEESWDSFKQIFDAYMLEASKEWIENNEGGSLLEMTYKALDEAVKLAECEIYSYNPNSDADPSIERGAIWSFNFFFYNRKLKRVVSFRFWCLSTLVAEGFHLDGTGYEEDGDIFDNMDI